A genomic segment from Thermodesulfobacteriota bacterium encodes:
- the nuoF gene encoding NADH-quinone oxidoreductase subunit NuoF: MPEMRIIRTYVDRPNSETIESYISSGGYTALPKALKTDPVQIIDEVKKSGLRGRGGAGFPTGIKWSFIQRDSKKPIYLCCNADESEPGSFKDREIIERDPHQMLEGIIIACYAINSHKCYIYIRGEMPKGARILERAIGEAYEKGFLGENILGSGFNLDVVLFRGAGAYICGEETGLLESIEGKNGEPRPKPPFPAQVGLFGCPTIVNNVETLACVPHIINNGADWFAEIGTPKNTGTKIYGLSGCINRPGLYELPLGIPLRELIYEYGEGIPKGRQVKAISPGGSSAPMLSADEIDILMDFDSLSKAGSMLGTAGVTVIDDATCMVRVAQNLAHFYRDESCGQCVQCREGTWWLEKMLTKIEEGRGRLEFIDTLLDACFQMKGTTICALADGCAMPVESIVKKFRHEFEEHIRLGKCPFGNGYMGSWDE; encoded by the coding sequence ATGCCCGAGATGAGAATAATACGCACCTATGTGGACAGGCCGAACTCCGAGACAATCGAGTCCTACATCTCCTCTGGCGGCTACACCGCCCTTCCCAAAGCGCTAAAAACAGACCCGGTTCAGATAATAGATGAGGTTAAAAAATCTGGGCTTCGAGGGCGCGGAGGGGCCGGGTTTCCCACCGGGATCAAATGGAGCTTCATTCAAAGGGACTCCAAGAAGCCGATCTACCTTTGCTGCAACGCCGACGAGAGCGAGCCGGGGAGTTTCAAGGACAGGGAAATCATCGAGCGTGACCCGCATCAGATGCTAGAAGGGATTATTATTGCCTGTTACGCCATAAATTCCCACAAGTGCTACATCTACATCAGGGGTGAGATGCCAAAAGGGGCCAGGATTCTGGAGAGAGCGATCGGTGAAGCATATGAAAAGGGATTTCTCGGAGAGAACATCCTGGGCTCGGGGTTCAATCTCGACGTCGTGCTTTTTAGGGGAGCGGGTGCTTATATATGCGGAGAAGAGACCGGGCTTCTTGAATCCATCGAGGGTAAGAACGGAGAACCTAGACCGAAACCCCCCTTCCCGGCGCAGGTCGGGCTTTTCGGCTGTCCGACCATCGTGAACAACGTCGAGACCCTGGCCTGCGTGCCCCACATCATCAACAATGGTGCGGATTGGTTTGCCGAAATAGGCACCCCCAAAAACACCGGCACAAAAATCTACGGCCTCAGCGGATGCATAAACCGCCCCGGACTATATGAACTCCCCCTGGGGATCCCGCTTCGGGAGCTGATTTATGAATATGGTGAAGGCATACCGAAGGGGAGGCAAGTAAAAGCAATATCCCCGGGAGGCTCCTCTGCACCGATGCTTTCCGCCGACGAGATAGATATCCTTATGGACTTTGACTCCCTGTCAAAGGCGGGTTCCATGCTAGGCACCGCCGGAGTAACGGTGATCGATGACGCCACCTGCATGGTTAGAGTAGCCCAAAACCTGGCTCACTTTTACCGGGATGAGTCCTGCGGGCAGTGCGTTCAGTGTAGAGAGGGTACCTGGTGGCTCGAAAAAATGCTAACCAAGATAGAGGAGGGAAGAGGCCGCCTGGAGTTTATCGACACCCTTTTGGACGCCTGTTTCCAGATGAAGGGGACGACTATTTGCGCACTGGCCGACGGATGCGCCATGCCCGTAGAATCGATCGTGAAAAAGTTCCGGCATGAATTTGAAGAGCACATAAGACTGGGAAAGTGCCCGTTTGGCAATGGATACATGGGGAGTTGGGATGAGTGA